In Paenibacillus sp. FSL R7-0345, a single window of DNA contains:
- a CDS encoding alpha/beta hydrolase: MPGTEAHPFGTSHYIETPDGRKLHYMEKGSGAVTVVFESGMGMSRSCWGLVQPQINGARAVVYDRAGSGRSEPDPAPRTLARITRDLVFLLQQLGSGPFILVGHSWGGPIVRTAAASLDPGLIRGLILVDPTDENCSMYFDAAAAKHYGRMDFLVPLMMKSGLYKLIGSRPGRVQPAQVYADHKREDFTMQAGKTILAEGRDFLRDLKNLLDQPVQLGSIPLTLISGTHISRMEKKTRPVLHEAHRKSAAGHTGSRLVEARRSGHMIMYTEPQLIVDEVQRMLL, from the coding sequence ATGCCGGGTACAGAGGCACATCCATTTGGAACCAGCCATTACATAGAAACACCTGACGGACGCAAGCTTCATTACATGGAAAAAGGCAGCGGAGCAGTCACTGTGGTGTTTGAATCCGGCATGGGTATGTCCAGGTCATGCTGGGGACTCGTGCAGCCGCAGATTAACGGTGCACGCGCCGTCGTTTATGACCGGGCAGGCAGCGGCCGCAGTGAACCAGACCCGGCTCCCCGGACGCTGGCCAGAATAACCAGGGATCTGGTCTTCCTGCTGCAGCAGCTTGGCAGCGGACCGTTTATCCTTGTTGGCCACAGCTGGGGCGGCCCAATTGTACGTACTGCCGCTGCTTCGCTTGACCCCGGCCTGATCCGCGGGCTTATTCTGGTCGATCCGACAGACGAAAACTGCAGCATGTATTTTGACGCGGCGGCTGCGAAGCACTATGGAAGAATGGACTTCCTCGTACCGCTGATGATGAAAAGCGGCCTGTACAAGCTGATCGGGAGCAGACCCGGCAGGGTTCAGCCTGCACAGGTCTATGCTGATCACAAGCGTGAGGACTTTACGATGCAGGCGGGTAAAACCATCCTTGCTGAGGGCAGAGACTTTCTGCGTGATCTGAAAAATCTGCTGGACCAGCCGGTGCAGCTTGGCAGTATCCCCCTGACCCTCATCTCCGGCACCCATATTTCGCGGATGGAGAAAAAGACCCGGCCTGTACTGCATGAAGCTCATAGGAAGTCTGCGGCAGGACATACCGGCAGCCGGCTCGTCGAGGCCCGGCGTTCCGGGCATATGATTATGTATACAGAGCCGCAGCTGATTGTGGACGAGGTTCAGCGGATGCTTCTGTAA
- the nikA gene encoding nickel ABC transporter substrate-binding protein: MLILVTLLSACSEASQSASNQPADKKHIHFLYNFSTRSLDPHVDSSYVPLRAGITETLVKLDEEQLKVVPWLAETWEGEDGVHWTINLREGITFHNGRAMDGAAVKASLERAMTENVAIRNALNIGQIAADGNQLQITTTRPFPEFISELVNPNVSIIDVTEEDFNQRITGTGPFKLTSFAPGSKLELARYDAYWDGASKLDSVTFSFNEDANARTLALQSGQVDIVYRPEVESLEVLRAQAGIEVEATSTFRVHQMTMNMERASMQDVRVRRAVDALINRQEIVDTILLGYGEAAKGPFLPSLPFAPSFEPGPSGEAAAVQYLNEAGYTLQDGVMQKNGEPLQLVLLTYSARADLPLIAQVFQSDAKRIGMAVEIRQIDTPEDYMASNRDWDLATYSNLTAPRGDAGYYLNATYHPDGALNFSGAEQPELTAIIDKLNQTVGADERAMLAEQAASYVHEQMINSFILHPSTIVAYNKDKVKNWVTTRSEYYMITNELDILD; this comes from the coding sequence ATGCTCATTCTAGTGACTCTATTAAGCGCCTGTTCAGAAGCTTCACAGAGTGCATCCAACCAACCTGCAGATAAAAAGCATATTCACTTCCTGTACAATTTCTCCACCCGCTCACTTGATCCGCATGTCGATTCCAGCTATGTCCCGCTGCGTGCCGGTATTACCGAGACACTGGTCAAGCTGGACGAAGAACAGCTCAAGGTCGTTCCGTGGCTCGCCGAAACCTGGGAAGGTGAAGACGGTGTCCACTGGACCATTAACCTGCGGGAAGGCATCACGTTTCACAATGGCAGAGCAATGGACGGTGCAGCTGTAAAAGCATCGCTGGAGCGGGCCATGACTGAGAACGTCGCCATCCGTAATGCGCTCAACATCGGACAGATTGCAGCTGATGGCAATCAGCTGCAAATAACGACAACCCGGCCCTTTCCGGAGTTCATCAGCGAGCTGGTCAATCCGAATGTGTCCATCATTGATGTGACCGAGGAGGATTTCAACCAGCGGATTACCGGCACCGGCCCGTTCAAGCTTACCTCCTTCGCCCCGGGCAGCAAGCTGGAGCTTGCGCGCTATGATGCTTACTGGGACGGAGCTTCCAAGCTTGATTCCGTCACCTTCTCCTTCAATGAGGATGCCAATGCCCGGACGCTTGCTCTCCAGTCCGGCCAGGTGGATATTGTCTACCGTCCTGAAGTGGAGAGCCTCGAAGTGCTGCGCGCCCAGGCAGGAATTGAAGTGGAAGCTACTTCGACCTTCCGTGTGCATCAGATGACGATGAACATGGAACGCGCCAGCATGCAGGATGTCCGGGTCCGCCGGGCAGTGGATGCGCTGATCAACCGGCAGGAGATTGTCGATACTATCCTGCTCGGCTATGGTGAAGCTGCCAAAGGTCCTTTTCTGCCTTCCCTGCCGTTTGCCCCCTCTTTTGAACCGGGTCCAAGCGGGGAAGCTGCGGCTGTCCAATACTTAAATGAAGCAGGCTACACCCTGCAGGACGGGGTGATGCAAAAGAACGGCGAGCCGCTTCAGCTTGTACTGCTTACATACAGCGCCCGAGCTGACCTGCCGCTGATTGCCCAGGTGTTCCAGTCCGACGCAAAGCGGATCGGAATGGCGGTTGAAATCCGCCAGATTGATACGCCGGAGGATTATATGGCCTCGAACCGCGACTGGGATCTGGCTACCTACAGTAACCTGACCGCACCGCGCGGAGATGCCGGTTATTATTTGAACGCTACCTATCATCCGGACGGTGCCCTTAATTTCAGCGGGGCTGAACAGCCGGAGCTGACCGCTATTATCGATAAGCTGAACCAGACGGTAGGCGCTGATGAACGTGCTATGTTAGCAGAACAGGCTGCCAGCTATGTCCATGAGCAGATGATCAACTCCTTTATTCTTCACCCGTCCACCATTGTCGCTTATAACAAGGATAAGGTTAAGAACTGGGTGACGACCCGGAGCGAGTATTACATGATTACTAATGAACTGGATATTCTGGATTAA
- a CDS encoding dipeptide/oligopeptide/nickel ABC transporter ATP-binding protein, whose protein sequence is MSTPLLSVEQLTKEYKGGKHAIRGVSFSLNPGECLGLVGESGCGKSTLARCLLRLEPITGGSIIFKGQPIQQLNEKQLNPYRRDMQIVFQNPAAALNPRLRIKDSLLDPYNQYGRHMQHSYFSCTSRSAFINELLEAVELPSSFAGCYPHELSGGQKQRVTIARAISIEPAMIVLDEPTASLDVLSQGAILTLLEELQRKLKLAYLFISHDLAAVSRMSSRILVMREGQFVDGFARQEMFAAERHEYTKELISIY, encoded by the coding sequence ATGAGCACACCTCTGCTGTCGGTAGAACAGCTGACCAAAGAATATAAGGGCGGCAAACATGCCATCCGCGGTGTAAGCTTCAGTCTGAACCCGGGCGAGTGCCTTGGCCTGGTCGGTGAGAGCGGCTGCGGAAAAAGCACCCTGGCACGCTGCCTGCTGCGCCTCGAACCTATAACCGGCGGCAGCATCATCTTTAAGGGGCAGCCGATCCAGCAGCTGAATGAGAAGCAGCTGAACCCGTACCGCCGGGATATGCAGATTGTATTCCAGAATCCGGCGGCTGCCCTTAATCCGCGGCTGCGCATCAAAGACAGTCTGCTGGACCCGTATAACCAATACGGCCGCCACATGCAGCACTCCTATTTCAGCTGTACTTCCCGCTCCGCATTTATTAATGAGCTGCTGGAAGCAGTAGAGCTGCCCTCTTCTTTCGCCGGCTGTTATCCTCATGAGCTGAGCGGCGGGCAGAAGCAGCGGGTAACCATAGCCAGGGCGATCAGCATCGAGCCGGCGATGATTGTGCTCGATGAGCCGACAGCGAGTCTGGATGTATTATCCCAAGGCGCTATTCTCACGCTGCTGGAGGAGCTTCAGCGCAAGCTCAAGCTGGCTTATTTGTTCATTTCCCATGATCTGGCTGCGGTCAGCCGGATGAGCAGCCGCATACTGGTTATGCGTGAAGGGCAATTTGTTGACGGGTTCGCCAGGCAGGAGATGTTCGCTGCGGAAAGGCATGAATATACGAAAGAACTGATTTCCATTTATTGA
- the nikC gene encoding nickel transporter permease, translating into MIRLLKQPQASLSIKLRLGSAALFAALLLLVYIYTAFILRYDPTLTDLGMRLQGSSPSHPLGTDHLGRDVLTRLMLGGQQTIGYSLLALAAALVIGTAAGMIAGYRGGWLDRSFMRIADGFLAFPDMIVVIVLSGLLGPGLHSMIIAIVMVKWVSYARVVRTTVITESRQDYMLAARVSGLSPARMLSRHLLPHIAGQVLVLASLDLGKVILLISSLSYIGLGVQPPTPEWGAMLNDSRPYFQLAPELMLYPGLAIVLVVLCVTILGDALRDHYDVKKEVRG; encoded by the coding sequence ATGATACGCTTGTTAAAGCAGCCGCAGGCCAGTCTCAGTATAAAGCTCCGGCTCGGCTCAGCAGCCCTATTCGCTGCTCTCCTGCTGCTGGTTTATATCTATACCGCTTTTATTCTCCGCTATGATCCCACACTGACGGATCTCGGCATGCGCCTGCAGGGGTCAAGCCCCTCTCATCCGCTGGGAACGGACCATCTGGGCCGTGACGTGCTGACCCGGCTGATGCTGGGCGGGCAGCAGACGATCGGTTACAGCCTGCTTGCTCTGGCAGCAGCACTTGTTATCGGCACGGCAGCCGGAATGATTGCCGGGTACCGGGGCGGCTGGCTGGACCGCAGCTTCATGCGCATTGCCGACGGCTTCCTCGCTTTTCCGGATATGATCGTCGTCATTGTATTAAGCGGACTGCTGGGACCAGGCCTGCACAGCATGATCATTGCCATTGTAATGGTCAAATGGGTCAGCTATGCCCGGGTAGTGCGCACAACGGTTATCACCGAATCCCGGCAGGACTATATGCTCGCTGCCCGTGTTAGCGGCCTGTCTCCGGCCAGAATGCTCAGCAGGCATCTGCTGCCGCATATTGCCGGACAGGTACTGGTGCTGGCCAGCCTTGATCTGGGCAAGGTCATTCTGCTGATCTCCTCACTGTCCTATATCGGGCTTGGCGTACAGCCGCCGACACCGGAATGGGGAGCGATGCTGAACGATTCCAGGCCCTACTTCCAGCTTGCCCCGGAGCTGATGCTCTACCCCGGACTGGCGATTGTGCTTGTCGTGCTGTGCGTCACTATTTTGGGCGATGCACTGAGAGATCATTACGATGTTAAAAAGGAGGTGCGCGGATAA
- a CDS encoding ABC transporter ATP-binding protein, with protein MLHFDEVTIRSRSRVLVDRVSLNVLPGEWHALVGQSGSGKSLLSRSAGRLLPPNLSAEGSIRLGDTELAAMSRGQIRKVLGRKLAYIFQDYQAAFAPFRTIGQHFSEAIAIHDKEHLKEARSRTALALESVGLEGGLAGRYPFQLSGGQLQRAAIALALLFSPDVLIADEATTALDSVSGHRVLSLLNSLRLETGCSILFITHDWRHVRRHTDRIAVMKEGRIVESGGTHKVLDHPRHEYTRQLISAAPVLTRLPSGLQEAGL; from the coding sequence ATGCTGCACTTTGATGAGGTTACAATACGAAGCCGTTCGCGGGTGCTCGTTGACCGTGTATCTTTAAATGTTCTGCCGGGAGAATGGCATGCCCTGGTCGGCCAGAGCGGCAGCGGCAAAAGCCTGCTCTCCCGCAGTGCCGGCCGGCTGCTGCCGCCCAACCTGTCCGCTGAAGGCAGCATCCGGTTAGGCGATACCGAGCTGGCGGCAATGAGCCGCGGGCAGATCAGGAAGGTGCTGGGCCGGAAGCTGGCTTATATTTTTCAGGACTATCAGGCTGCCTTTGCCCCCTTCCGCACGATCGGCCAGCATTTCAGCGAAGCCATTGCTATCCATGATAAAGAGCACCTTAAAGAGGCCCGCAGCCGCACCGCTCTTGCCCTGGAATCCGTCGGGCTTGAAGGAGGCCTGGCCGGACGTTATCCCTTCCAGCTTAGCGGCGGCCAGCTGCAGCGGGCCGCCATCGCGCTGGCTCTGCTGTTCTCACCGGATGTGCTGATCGCGGATGAGGCTACTACAGCCCTCGACAGTGTCAGCGGGCATCGTGTACTAAGCCTGCTGAATTCGCTTCGGCTGGAGACAGGCTGCTCCATTCTGTTCATCACTCACGACTGGCGGCATGTCCGCCGGCATACCGACCGGATTGCCGTAATGAAAGAAGGCCGGATTGTAGAATCCGGCGGAACGCACAAGGTGCTTGATCATCCGCGGCATGAGTACACGCGCCAGCTGATATCTGCTGCCCCGGTGCTGACCCGCCTGCCGTCGGGACTGCAGGAGGCGGGTCTATGA
- the nikB gene encoding nickel ABC transporter permease, whose amino-acid sequence MLRLISRKFLEVALFLLFITFISFLFIRLAPGDPALTILNVDELSVSQEQIEALREEMGFNEPLIVQYGQWLFRFVQLDFGKSYATGEPAFELIAASLPATLELTLGSLAVMLILTLPLASLSALYRESWLDKLSRSLSVIGAAVPSFWLGLILIDLFAVQLGWLPTMGRGGFLSMILPSLTLGLAISSLYLRLLRASLLDSLGEEFIVSARARGIPEWRIFWSYAFRHSLPPVITVFGVSLGSLIGGVVVIEVLFAYPGIGKLIVDSIRQRDYPVIQGYILIMAITVFAVNTGVDLLNRYLKPELRLKGGGMQE is encoded by the coding sequence ATGCTGCGGCTTATTTCCCGCAAGTTTCTGGAGGTCGCCCTGTTTCTGCTGTTTATAACCTTTATCAGCTTTCTGTTCATCCGGCTTGCTCCCGGAGATCCAGCGCTGACCATCCTGAACGTCGATGAGCTCTCGGTCAGCCAGGAACAAATCGAGGCGCTGCGCGAGGAAATGGGCTTTAATGAGCCGCTTATCGTTCAGTATGGCCAGTGGCTGTTCCGGTTTGTACAGCTGGACTTCGGGAAGTCTTATGCCACAGGCGAGCCGGCCTTTGAGCTGATCGCCGCCAGTCTGCCGGCTACTCTGGAGCTGACCTTAGGCTCTTTGGCGGTAATGCTGATACTCACCCTGCCGCTGGCTTCCCTGTCTGCGCTTTACCGTGAGAGCTGGCTGGACAAGCTCAGCCGCTCTCTGTCTGTGATCGGCGCCGCCGTGCCCAGCTTCTGGCTCGGGCTGATCCTGATTGACCTGTTTGCCGTCCAGCTGGGCTGGCTCCCCACAATGGGACGCGGCGGATTCCTGTCCATGATCCTGCCCTCCCTCACACTTGGCCTGGCGATTTCCAGCCTCTATCTCCGGCTGCTGCGCGCAAGCCTGCTGGACTCGCTCGGGGAGGAATTCATTGTCTCCGCCAGAGCACGCGGCATTCCGGAGTGGCGGATTTTCTGGTCTTATGCCTTCCGCCACAGCCTGCCGCCGGTTATCACCGTGTTCGGGGTCAGCCTCGGCAGCCTGATCGGCGGAGTCGTCGTCATTGAGGTGCTGTTCGCATATCCCGGCATCGGCAAACTGATTGTGGATTCCATCCGCCAGCGCGATTATCCGGTAATTCAGGGCTATATTCTTATTATGGCTATTACAGTGTTTGCTGTTAATACAGGAGTTGATCTGCTGAACCGCTATTTGAAGCCTGAACTCAGACTAAAAGGAGGAGGAATGCAGGAATGA
- a CDS encoding polyprenyl synthetase family protein: MNEDFRITASEEYSNAERRALGYFTSLYNQVIDRSYITALTEDLQLWKRNHLQRFNGLSLFSRAGRKPDTRDFYRYIQWLKATGKLNEYLNRSISYMYMRDLGKDLNAPQAQRRIQRMADDMSRMLLKPPSRSGAARPEFMNLAEVYRWAQKEGIEEAIIWLFRKLRAVAAHIPEGMSAEHAQRKLIKIIIGVVLHVMEEMDDQTAPEERSRRLDASLRIGYSYGLTYPFVDDLLDSQILTPSEQERYSALIEAALLTGEVPGLGEWSGQNLQLIQYIHKELTEAFVYIREYQREENRQVFFAQSYVFFQAQDVDRVKLLTQAGYTNEELYIPVILKSSSSRLIARSVIDAQPDDGFAERTFFFGIYNQLADDFADMEQDLRDGAVTPYTYYMQYHQQRPDLINPFEVYWAVVSNLIHTVYRSDSKAREVILDRAVNGLKRYKERAGAVKYKETMMLFAGGMPEFNRILQKMVSKAVDVDFFDKLLRDGLMEQLKTDAREQEEFSSTFKKVRSLINKELTFRSPQGMPVMQERLIHAANYSLEGDGKRVRPILTWVMGVNGYGLESAAILPLLRSLEYMHTASLIFDDLPSQDNAPTRRGRETLHQVQSSAVAELTGLYMIQQATLQQASLKRFKPETVLALIRYSAQKAADMCTGQMMDLDSKGMELNLEQLNRVCFYKTGVAFEACLVMPAMLAEADESEIEALKRFAYHMGIAFQIRDDLLDVEGEAGVLGKPAGNDAVNNLSNFVSILGLDGAAKEMWQHYCLASDALKEIPRNITFLKHLLNYVVHRER; this comes from the coding sequence ATGAATGAAGACTTCAGGATAACAGCATCAGAAGAGTATAGTAACGCAGAGCGGAGAGCACTCGGATACTTTACTTCACTCTATAACCAGGTTATAGATAGATCGTACATCACAGCACTGACAGAAGATCTTCAGCTATGGAAAAGAAATCACTTACAGCGGTTCAACGGGCTGTCCCTTTTCTCCAGGGCCGGCCGTAAACCGGATACCCGGGATTTTTACCGGTACATTCAATGGCTTAAAGCGACAGGCAAGCTGAATGAATATCTGAACCGCAGCATCTCCTATATGTATATGAGAGATTTAGGCAAGGATCTGAATGCCCCGCAAGCGCAGCGGCGGATTCAGCGTATGGCTGATGACATGAGCCGTATGCTGCTGAAGCCGCCAAGCCGCAGCGGGGCTGCCCGGCCGGAGTTTATGAACCTGGCAGAGGTGTACCGCTGGGCACAGAAGGAAGGTATTGAAGAGGCAATAATCTGGCTGTTCCGGAAATTGCGGGCGGTTGCTGCCCATATTCCCGAGGGGATGAGTGCCGAGCATGCCCAGCGCAAGCTGATCAAGATTATTATCGGGGTCGTCCTGCATGTCATGGAGGAAATGGATGACCAAACAGCGCCTGAGGAGCGGTCCCGCAGACTGGATGCCTCACTGAGGATTGGTTATTCCTATGGTCTGACTTACCCGTTCGTGGACGATCTGCTGGACTCGCAGATTCTTACTCCCTCCGAACAAGAGCGGTATTCCGCCTTAATCGAAGCTGCATTATTGACCGGGGAAGTGCCCGGGCTTGGCGAGTGGAGCGGGCAGAACCTGCAGCTGATCCAATATATCCATAAAGAGCTGACGGAAGCATTTGTCTATATCAGGGAGTATCAGCGGGAGGAGAACCGGCAGGTCTTTTTTGCCCAGTCCTATGTCTTTTTTCAGGCTCAGGATGTTGACCGTGTCAAGCTGCTCACACAGGCGGGGTACACTAACGAGGAGCTCTATATCCCCGTCATTCTGAAATCCTCTTCGTCCCGGCTGATTGCCCGCTCAGTCATCGATGCTCAACCGGATGATGGTTTTGCGGAGCGGACCTTTTTCTTCGGCATCTATAATCAGCTGGCGGATGATTTTGCCGATATGGAACAGGATCTCAGGGATGGAGCGGTCACTCCCTATACCTATTATATGCAATATCATCAGCAAAGGCCTGATCTGATTAATCCTTTTGAAGTTTACTGGGCGGTGGTATCCAACCTGATTCATACCGTGTACCGTTCAGATTCCAAGGCGCGTGAGGTCATCCTGGACCGGGCGGTCAACGGGCTTAAACGCTACAAGGAACGTGCAGGTGCGGTGAAATATAAGGAGACGATGATGCTTTTTGCCGGCGGCATGCCGGAGTTCAACCGCATTTTGCAGAAAATGGTCAGCAAAGCGGTTGACGTGGACTTTTTTGACAAGCTGCTGCGTGACGGATTAATGGAGCAGCTCAAAACGGATGCCCGCGAGCAGGAGGAGTTCAGCAGCACCTTCAAAAAGGTCCGGTCGCTGATTAACAAGGAGCTTACATTTAGAAGCCCGCAGGGCATGCCGGTCATGCAGGAACGGCTGATTCATGCAGCCAATTATAGCCTGGAAGGTGACGGGAAGCGGGTACGTCCCATCCTGACCTGGGTCATGGGCGTGAACGGATACGGGCTGGAGTCCGCGGCAATCCTGCCTTTATTGCGGTCGCTGGAGTATATGCATACTGCATCACTGATTTTTGATGATTTGCCTTCACAGGATAACGCCCCGACCCGCAGGGGACGCGAGACGCTGCATCAGGTTCAGAGCAGTGCGGTAGCTGAATTAACCGGACTCTATATGATCCAGCAGGCTACCCTGCAGCAGGCCTCCCTTAAACGCTTCAAGCCGGAGACGGTGCTCGCCCTGATTCGTTATTCGGCGCAAAAGGCCGCGGATATGTGTACGGGGCAGATGATGGATCTGGATTCCAAAGGCATGGAGCTGAACCTGGAACAGCTGAACAGAGTATGTTTTTATAAAACCGGAGTTGCTTTTGAGGCTTGTCTGGTGATGCCGGCGATGCTGGCGGAGGCGGATGAATCGGAGATCGAAGCGCTCAAGCGGTTTGCCTACCATATGGGCATTGCTTTTCAGATCAGGGATGATCTGCTCGATGTGGAAGGGGAGGCGGGGGTGCTCGGCAAGCCGGCCGGCAACGATGCCGTTAACAACCTGTCGAATTTCGTCTCGATTCTGGGGCTGGATGGAGCCGCCAAGGAGATGTGGCAGCATTATTGCCTGGCAAGTGATGCGTTAAAAGAAATTCCCCGCAACATCACCTTCCTGAAGCATTTACTGAATTATGTGGTGCACCGGGAGCGTTAA
- a CDS encoding SDR family oxidoreductase, whose amino-acid sequence MSSRFNGKVAVVTGAGSGIGRAAALKLASEGASVVCVTISESGKSTVREITEQGGEALFIQGDVSKEPVVQGIIKETIERYGKIDCLYNNAAITGDNTLVVDYPVETFEKVLATNLISQFMMMKYALPHMSAGSSILNCASLHGTIGMAGDAAYSASKHAIIGLTKSVAAEVGHLNIRANVLAPGPVPTVMMGRYERLLSDDVEGLQSAIASGTALKRYGTPEEVANFVCFLLSDEAAFITGTVHLIDGGYSATK is encoded by the coding sequence ATGAGTAGCAGATTTAATGGGAAAGTAGCAGTCGTGACTGGAGCAGGAAGCGGGATCGGACGGGCTGCGGCCCTGAAGCTTGCCAGTGAGGGTGCATCTGTGGTCTGTGTGACTATTTCCGAGTCGGGAAAATCTACTGTCCGTGAAATCACTGAACAGGGCGGAGAAGCGCTCTTTATCCAGGGCGACGTATCCAAGGAGCCGGTTGTACAGGGCATTATTAAAGAGACGATCGAACGCTACGGTAAAATTGACTGCCTGTACAATAACGCGGCAATTACCGGTGACAATACGCTTGTCGTAGATTACCCTGTAGAAACGTTCGAAAAAGTTCTTGCTACTAACCTTATCAGCCAGTTCATGATGATGAAATATGCGCTTCCGCACATGTCAGCAGGTTCATCGATTCTAAACTGCGCTTCCCTTCACGGAACGATCGGGATGGCCGGCGATGCCGCTTATTCCGCAAGTAAGCATGCTATTATCGGCTTGACCAAATCCGTGGCAGCCGAGGTGGGTCACCTCAATATCCGGGCCAACGTGCTTGCACCAGGACCTGTACCGACAGTGATGATGGGCCGTTACGAGCGTCTTCTGTCTGACGATGTGGAAGGTCTGCAGTCGGCAATTGCCTCCGGGACTGCTCTGAAGCGTTATGGAACTCCGGAAGAAGTAGCGAATTTTGTCTGCTTCCTGCTGAGTGACGAGGCGGCATTTATTACCGGTACTGTTCACCTGATCGACGGTGGCTATTCAGCTACCAAATAG
- a CDS encoding ABC transporter substrate-binding protein, producing MKKRITGMVLAGVMALGIGSAASVSAAPVNVAKAATATQKITYKGKVYTVPAKTDNIVIAGALEAMEDALVLNFKPKGMITVGGKFPALFSKISTGVKGIGEKTEPDFEAILKLKPDVILGTTKFPAETTEKLSKIATTIPVSHIATDWMDNLKLLAKLTGKEKESTAAIVKYQNELKVAKAKLAPKLKDKKAVAVRIRSGNLFLYPKDVFFNRSLYADLGAAVPKEIQPVKAQQNISLEAFAAINPDYLFVQFSADENADNPKALEDLQKNAIWKSLKAVKSGNVYVNLVDPLAQGGTAFSKFSFLEALMKTKLYTGK from the coding sequence ATGAAGAAGAGAATTACGGGTATGGTACTTGCCGGGGTAATGGCACTGGGGATCGGTTCTGCAGCAAGCGTGAGTGCAGCTCCAGTCAACGTTGCAAAAGCCGCAACGGCCACGCAGAAGATTACTTATAAAGGCAAGGTCTATACGGTACCGGCCAAGACTGACAATATTGTTATCGCCGGTGCGCTTGAAGCGATGGAAGATGCGCTGGTGTTGAACTTCAAGCCAAAGGGTATGATTACAGTCGGGGGTAAATTCCCTGCATTATTCTCGAAAATTTCAACCGGAGTGAAGGGAATCGGCGAAAAAACAGAGCCTGACTTTGAAGCCATCCTCAAGCTCAAGCCTGATGTTATTCTGGGCACCACCAAGTTCCCGGCTGAAACGACCGAGAAGCTGTCGAAGATAGCAACTACCATCCCTGTCTCCCATATCGCCACAGACTGGATGGACAACCTCAAGCTGCTTGCGAAGCTGACAGGTAAAGAAAAGGAATCAACAGCAGCTATCGTGAAATACCAAAATGAATTGAAGGTTGCCAAAGCTAAGCTTGCACCAAAATTGAAAGACAAGAAAGCAGTAGCGGTACGCATCCGCAGCGGCAACCTGTTCCTGTATCCTAAGGATGTCTTCTTCAACCGTTCCCTGTATGCTGATCTTGGTGCAGCAGTGCCGAAGGAAATTCAGCCGGTAAAAGCACAGCAGAACATTTCGCTGGAAGCCTTCGCGGCGATCAACCCGGATTACCTGTTTGTGCAATTCTCTGCGGATGAGAATGCAGACAACCCTAAAGCGCTGGAAGATCTGCAGAAGAACGCAATCTGGAAGAGCCTGAAAGCTGTTAAGAGCGGAAACGTATATGTCAATCTGGTGGACCCGCTGGCTCAAGGCGGAACAGCGTTCAGCAAATTCTCGTTCCTGGAAGCTTTGATGAAGACCAAGCTGTACACAGGCAAATAA